The Actinomycetota bacterium genome segment TCGTCGCCTGGCCACTCTTGGAGTCCTCGAAGGTGTTGGCATGACCCGAGACTAGGTGACCTCGTCGTTGTAAGCGAGCTTCAACGGGCCGAGCTACCTGCGAGCAGCCTGACTGACCTCCGGCTTCGTTGTCCGCCGATGACCGTGATTGTCCGTGCGGTCCCACCCGTCTGCGGCCCCAGCGCGGCCCAAGCGGGAGGGCGAATCGCTTTCACCGGGAGCCGGGGCACCGCTCAGAAGGATCGGCCCTCGGCCTGCTCGGCTGCCGGCAGCGAAAAGTGGGTCTGCATCAGCAGCCAGCGGTCATCCCGCCGCTCCAGGACGGCGGTGAAGCGACCAGCCAAGCTCAGGTCTTGGCCGTCCACGCGAGCCTGCACGCTGACCCGTCCAGCCACCCAGGCCACCGGGCCAGCCTCCGACACGACCAGCGGCTCATACGCGACCGACAGCGCCTCGGCCTGCGAGAAGTCCCGCTCGACCTGCGCCTTGAACTCTTCTGGCCCGACCCGCCACTCGTC includes the following:
- a CDS encoding nuclear transport factor 2 family protein is translated as MEASPQTQTAVEATLRQWADAYSKRDLDRALALIAPDDDVVGIGTGHDEWRVGPEEFKAQVERDFSQAEALSVAYEPLVVSEAGPVAWVAGRVSVQARVDGQDLSLAGRFTAVLERRDDRWLLMQTHFSLPAAEQAEGRSF